TGTGCTTTCACACATGTTAAATTCGGTGTttcgtttttttttgttgctattGTGAGGATATTTGGGATGTCAAAATTGAAATTTGCCATTTCACCCCCGAGAAATGTACATTGTTTCTTTTCGAGACGGAAATGTACCTGCACCGTGTCAACTGCGAAGCTAGCAGCGCATTCTCATAGAGAATCTTCACCGAGATTTTTCTATGCGGATAGCTTAGATCTTTCATCGAGAGTAACGAGAGGGACGATAGAATCGATCGCCATCGACGCTGACTCGGAGCACCCCGTCACGTGGCCGTGTCCCAAGCTCTTCCCCGACCCTTCGTCGaaaccgtcggatttcctccacTCTCACCGCGAAGCTGTCCAGCAGCCATCGGTAAGATACCAgtagcaccaccaccacggtaGAAAGTAGAAACCCCTCCTAGTAGGGAGATAGGAACAGGGTGGCGTGCGACCGTGCGCCGCCCCACTACTCGCGCCCGGCACGTTCACACAGCTGTTCCGTTCCGTCCCCGTGACGTTTTCCACCGACCGCGACCCGGCCCGCGCATCTGGCCGTATCCGCCGAGTTGCCAAACCGTGCCCGCCCGGTCCTCGCAAACCGCCGCCAACCTCTTGGCAGCGCGAGCCACGCGGCTCAGAAGCTTCCGACGCCATTTTCGCCCTCGTCCTCGGAAAACCCGCGCCGCGGGGATCGGATAGGACGACCACGCGTGCTGCCCTGCCTGCCGTGCTGTCGATGCCACCCGTTCAAGGGCCGGCCCACGCGTGCGCCAAGGGCCAGGCCAGCGTGGGAAACAACGGCCTCCGCTGGCTATCCAATCCAAAACGTGCGGACCCTCTCTATATAACCCAGGCGCGGCCCCCACGCAATGACGCAACTCACCAAATCCGGAAGcatttctcctctcctcctcccttctcacGCACGCAGCTCGATCGCCAAACTCATTTGCTTCGCGCCTCGTGCCGTTCCCTTCCTTTGATTTGAACCCTCTCTCCCTGCTGGtgagctcgcggcggcggcggcgtggagatGGCCGTTGCAGGGGGCGTGCGCGTGGCGTCGTCGGTGGAGGtgtgggggcggcggaggagcagcagcaccagcaccagcagcgcggcgaggcgcggcgccgcggcggcgaccgtcAGGTGCAGCTGCGTCGGCGAGGCGGGGCCGGCCGCTGGGGGCCTGGCGGAGGAGCACTACCGGACGCTGCGGCTGCGGCCGGGGGCCACCCGCGGCGAGGTCAAGAAGGCCTTCCGCCGCCTCGCGCTCATGGTGCGTTACCCGTAACCCCTCCTGTTCTCCCCCATGGATCCCCAGCTACTACCCAATATTCACGATTtaccgcagcagcagcaagtaAACCAgtaatttcatttcatttcctttttcacCCCTGACTGACGTGCCGATTCCTCTGACGGGCTCCTTCCCCGGGCGTCGTCTTTGCTCCTGCAGTACCACCCGGACGTCTGCAAggagagcgacggcggcggccgccgcgacgcctGCGGCGTCCAGTTCCAGCGGATCAGCGTGGCGTACCAGGTGAGCTACCTTAGTTACCCACCACCCCATTTCGTTTCTGCTTTCCCCTACCTGCTGCTGAAATCTGAATGATTGACCTGACCAACGCGATCCGTCGGATGCAGATGCTGATGAGCAACATGAGGGAGGCCGAGGAGCGGCTCGAGTACTGGCGGCTCAAGTACGGCCTCACCGACCAGGATCTCGACAGGTACAGGAGCTACCtcaacgaggacgacgacgactggTTCGACGTGTGAAGGAGCTGATGAAGCGCCCGACCGATAACCAAGGATCTACACGGCTTGCCTATCCGCACTGATCTTATTACCATCGATTAGTTTTAATCTTGTTGCCATGGCAGAGGCAGCAACACTGTAATTAATTTCATCTGCATGTTTATGTGCATACACTGGTTACTGTACTCCTCCCTTATTTTATTGTGGGTGAAGGAATACAGACTGCAGACAGTGTACTGATATTTGTGTCTCAGAAAGACCTCTTGTTTATATACAAAGATTTATTGATGTTAGTTATCAACTGATTGCGAACTCATGTATATTGAATGGTCGTTGTTAGTTCGCTAGTTCATGCTTGACAGTTTGCTGAACATTTTTCAGAACCTGTCTGGTTTCTGTCCTATGCTGGGACATCAGCACTTTCCTTCAATTTTGTGACCGCACCTGAAATGAGTCTGAGATGATGCAGGGTTTAATAAACCTTTTTAAGTTCAGATGAACTTTATGGTTCGACTGAATCACAGGATGCGGTTACTTTCCCTTTTTCTAAACCTTTCGTGCACACTCAAAAGTTCAGTGGGCACGCACCATTCGTCTTGTCTTGATTCAGCGTACTAACCACGTAGCTGGCCGGTGCTCCTCCGATCGGCTCATGCTTTCCAGCTGAAGATTTGCTGCCTGAATCACGCCATAAGACGCATCTCATCTGTTCTCGTTTGAAATTTCATCCTCACTCATTTGAGCCCCAATTTGTTGGAAGTGATTCTGCCTTGTATACTAACTGCTACTCCTCGCTGTAATCTTTTTCGCAGTCTACGCTACTCGTTTGATCATCAACACGTGAAAATTTGCTGCTTTGCACTGGCCGAAATGAGGATCCATGTCTTTGAGCAACAGAATTGCCTTTTGAAAGTGAGGTTTAGATTTCTGACCAGCTCATCTAGTGATCAAGACAACAAGCCTTTATGTGGTGGATGGGCACTCAGCTTGATTTAGACAGCAGGAGAAATGTTATCCAAGATACCTTTGTTAATCTTGCCATACTCATTTGTCCTCATGCGCCAATAAGGTATAAGCGGGGGTCCATTCTCATCATGTGCCACAAATGActcgtattttttttttgttcctgCAAGTCCATATTAATGGTCAAATGTGCTTCCTGATATTTCTCGCTGCTGGATAAAAAGGCCTTGTTCAAACCAAAGATTCTCTAAAAGCTGTAGTTTGTAATTCATTTCTGTTTCTGCTACCAGTTTCTTCTTTATTTATGCAGTATGCTTGTCTGAACTATGTTGTACTTCTTATAGATTTGGCAGGACTCTTGACTTGTATAACATCAGCGATTTGTTATCTTCTTCTTATTATTCTTTTTGTAATCTTGCATCTGCTATATCCTTTTTTTTACGCCGGCAGCATTTTAATTTCATGAGGGGGGAAAAAACTTTTGTGAACTAAAATAAAACTGTCCTGAATTTGTATTCTTGTGGCCTGGCACAAGAAGATGCAAGTAGGAATCTTTCTTCTCACCTATCCTATCACATTTTCCGGCTTCAGTTAGTGTGGACCGGTGGATGCACATGAGAAATATCTCCTTTTCCCAACCTTCTGTTTCCCTTGCAGGCAgtcgcttttttttttttttaataaagagCAGGTAGTCGGTTTGGACGGCAACTCAGATCAACACTGCAACTTGCAAAGGCTTGCTGCTAAAAGGAACTTCAGTGTTGACAGCAAACGGTGAAGCATGTGCAATTCATTGTCACCTAAAGCCTCTCAACAGACCGCGACCGTCTCATTGTGACGTGCCATCAGCCATCACTCAGCGAGACGTCTTTTCCTTTATGGCATGAACAAATGCAagattttaaataaaaaacacAAAATTATCAAAACTCAACAATAAGCCCACCACCAGGATCTCATATGTACTCTCTTCGTCCTaaattattatttgttttgacttttcataAATTTTCTATACACCTGTATATACTTATGTTTAAAGATATGGCGAAAATCATGTACttataaaagtcaaaacgaatagtaatttgaaacggagggagcagtaaTTTCACCGTCATCGCCTCATCGATCATGGCCCCTCCATCACAATAAACAATGCCCaactcgatccgagatcgtgaTGCTGACCACGCGGTAATCTGTCTCTCGATGATATATTAGTGGAAGTCACCGTTTCTGCATCCAATGATCATTCTTTTCATATCTCCCAAACCTAAAAAAAAACTTAGAGGTAACATGCTAGTGTACGATCAGATTCCAATTCCATGATCACTTGGGGGCAAGATTCAAATGTGAGGTTTGCAGATTTTAAAGTGCTACATGGACGTCCCCTGAACCGCACGTTTCACCACCAACAATAGCAGCACACCGCACACGGCTCCCGCGGCGGCCTCTCCCCCTCGACTGTACTCCACGCGACACACGAGCGCAGGGGCCCATCCGCAAAAAAGACCCCACACCGCCCCCCTCCACCGGCCAATCAcaccggccggcgccgggcgccatggccgccgccgaggactcCGCCAAGCAGCCGCTCCTCCCCCGCGCGTACCCGCCCCACgtcgcgtcggcgtcgtcgccgtccctcCCGTCCGCTCCCGCGCCGTCGGGGCCCGCGGGCCGCCGCTTCCCGGGTGGGCTCGACGTCCCCAGCCTGAagaagcgcggcggcgggacgcGCAGCTGGATCCGCGTCGAGGCCGCCACGGCCTCCGTGCAGACGCTGGAGATCGACAAGGCCACCATGATGCGGCGCTGCGAGCTCCCCGCGCGGGACCTCCGCCTGCTGGACCCGCTCTTCGTCTACCCGTCCACGGTCCTGGGCCGCGAGCGCGCCATCGTCGTCAATCTCGAGCAGATCCGCTGCGTCATCACCGCCGACGAGGTGCTCCTGCTCAACTCACTCGACAGCTACGTCCTCCAGTACGCCGCCGAGCTCCAGCGGCGCCTGCTCCAGCGCGCAGAGGGCGACGAGCTGCCCTTCGAGTTCCGCGCGCTCGAGCTCGCCCTCGAGGCCGCTTGCTCCTTCCTCGATGCACAGGTGATCATCAAAACTCCTCAATTCTTATTCCACTCTCTTCCTTTCCCCCAATCTGTTTCACTCTTGCACGACTGGTTAGGCTATGGTGCGATGCAGCTGTTCtgtgtctgaagtctgaactgtaCTGATATTGCCCTTAAGTTTGGATAGTCGAATCAGAGTGAGCTCAGTTCACGCGATTAGTGCAAATTGAGTCTTACACGCTTTGCAACCACGCAATTGGCTCAATGTTTTTGAGCTTTATGTCCTTATTAGTCTTTACAAGGGGTATAATGGGAGGTTCAGTTTTTCTGTTATCATGTTGGGGGTGATTGAATCAAAATTTCAGTGATCACTGCTTGTTCTAGTTCTTGTAGGATTAATGGAATGCCTTGATTTCACATTTGTTGCTGGCATCAAGTAAAAATGTTGCAGCTGATTATTTTATGATGACTTGAACACATTTCGTAATCAAGACAGATTTCTGTTTTAGTTATTTCGTTCAATTGAACAGAGATTAGCAGCTCCATTTTGCCATTTTGGTATCTATTGAGATATAAAGATCGGTGTCTACTTACATTTTGGCGAACAGTTGTATCAGTGTGCTTCTGCTTTGATTTCAAATTCAGGTATTGTAGTAGTTTAAAGGAGAAAAGTTTTATAGATGTTTGAAGATTAAGATACCACATGTTATTCAAGTGGCTTTGGCTAAGTTAGGATTCATTTCTTGGTGTTGAGGACTAGGGTAGTTTGTGTGACTGTTCAAAAGTTGGATGTTGTAAATTCAAAAACAAAAAGGTTGGATGTTGCTGAAGAGGAGATTTCAAATTTATGTTTGGTATGGATATTATATATAGCGTTAACAAGTAATACAGAAGTTTTCTCCCTTAAACCGTAACAGCCTTTTCATGCGCAGATTCTTTCCTTCCTCAGGCAGTTTCTTTGATGCCTTCTCTCCTTGGTAACCAAGAAACTGATGCTTTCTCCTACAAAATGTCGATACCCTTTGCTTTATTGTTATTAAATTGTTTAATGATCCTAAGTGCATGAGATGTATAATGTATCCATGCTCAGAAAATTGAATAATAccctctttgtttttttttgtttgactcTGTCTTTGAGGTACTTAGGAATTATTTTGAGGTTATGTTATGAGACTGAATAGACTTTCAGAAGTGGGTGAAGGATGTTGAATTGAATTGATACAGAAATACATAGCACTTTCAGGCTACAATTTTCCCATATTGATTAATTCATCTGCGGCTCATCGTTTGATATGATAAATGGGAAATACTAGAAAGGTAGTTTATTTTTCAACATGACCTGATTCCACAATCCCAACTTGACAGTCTAATTTAAACTGCTTGTGTTGTGCCACTCTGTAGTGTTTTGTCCTGTTGGATGAGTTACGTGTAATGTAGTATTTGCCATATCTATTGACATGCTTTTGATTTGAGAAAAAGGGTTAATAATAAGTCAATGCATCCATGGATGTTAAAAGTCCTGATAAGTAACCATACAGGCAAAAGGAGCTCCTCTAAGCTTGTACTAGTTGCAATATATGTTTGTATAAGCTGCATAGAAAAGCATCATGCGCACATTACTGTGTCAACACCCTGCAGTAACTTTTCATGCACCATGTTTCTTATTGATTCTTACAATTAGCAATTTATGTTTGTAAAAACCACATACAAAGTACAAGAAACGTCACCTGGGCAGAACTGTGTCAACGCCTTACAGTAACTATTCAAGCACAAAGTAGCACAGgggtcacaactcacaacaaGTTTTTTTCATTCATGGTTTCATGCTGTCTGAAGAACTCATGGCTGATGATAGGTTATAGGCTGTAGAGCTTTTGCTACCAAAATGGCCTGGTGCCATACTGCCATGTCTTGCACATTTTATATCTTGACTGAAGCATGTTTCTTACAGGATCAAAATAGTAGCAAAGCCTGTTAGTCCCAAGCAATTTGGGGTAGGCATGCCTCGTGTGAGATGATGTTGATCTCCTTAATGGTAAATTTATATCAGTGCATATCAGTTAATGTGTATTTTTCTGCTTCTGTTCAGGCAGCAGAATTGGAAATCGAAGCATATCCATTGTTGGATGAGCTGACGTCAAAAATCAGTACTCTAAATTTGGAACGTGTTCGGCGATTAAAAAGTAGATTAGTTGCTTTGACCCGAAGAGTCCAGAAGGCAAATTTCATCCTAATCTTGATCCTCCTTTCTTGTTACATATGATTTATTTAGAGCTTATACTGATTTTCTAATTGTTACTCTGTCCTGCAATAGGTTAGAGATGAAATAGAACAACTAATGGATGATGATGGTGATATGGCGGAGATGTATCTCACCGAGAAAAAGATGAGGATGGAATCATCTGTCTTTGGTGATCAGACTTTGTTGGGCTACAATTCAACAGGTGCTGCTGGGACGTCAGTTTCAGCTCCTGTATCTCCAGTCTCATCACCCACAGAATCACGAAAGCTGGAGAAAGCTTTCAGCTTGTGTAGAAGTAGGCACGATAGTGTGAAGAGCTCAGATAACACAACGACAGAACACATTCAGGAGCTGGAGATGTTACTGGAAGCTTATTTCGTTGTCATTGACAGTACTCTCAACAAGCTGACATCGGTACTGATCCACATATCTTATATCTTGGTTATTTTCTGTAATAGGAGTCAAAGGGACCTGATCCGGTTTTTCTCCTTTCAGCTTAAAGAGTACATTGATGACACTGAAGACTTTATCAACATTCAGCTGGTACATCAACATATTTCATACTCTCCTTATCCTAGAAACGCACATCAGATTTATGCATTTCTCACCATTGGCTTTGAGCTAACTGATTTGCCGTGACTTTTGTCTTCCCAGGACAATGTACGGAACCAGCTCATCCAGTTTGAGCTGCTGCTAACGACTGCCACATTTGTGGTGGCCATTTTTGGAGTGGTCGCGGGGATATTCGGGATGAACTTTGAGACCACTGTTTTCAAAATACATAACGCATTCTCGTGGACCCTCATCATTACTGGAGTGGTCGGCGCTTTCATCTTCAGCTCGTTCCTATGGTTCTTCAAGTACAAGAGACTGATGCCTCTATAGTGTGTATATGCCCTCTCGTAGGACCGATGAATCAATTGATCATCTCTCAACCTTCTACCCTGTTGAGGTACTTGATCAGAACCCTTGATTTCTCCCGATGTAAATTCACATTCTTTTAGAGGTTTACAGCATGCCTACGGAGAGTCGGGTGAAAATTTTAATTTTCCTGACATGACGCCTGTGCTGTACAAGGGGATGATATTACAGTTTATAGAAATAATATCAATCTGTTCTGTGTACGTTTAGTTTCTGTGGTATTCTGTCTTTTCCACCGTCAGTTCTTGCTCTAGTAGTACAAGATAAGGTGGCTTCACCAAAACAAATGGTCCTGATCCTTCTGTCACTAAACAAGGAAAAGGTTCCGGTTGCATACTTCCATCTGGAAATCTACTCGTGAGTCACTGCATATTCTAGTAGGCTGCTAGTTCATTCAGGAGACGAACGGACCAGTGCCTGGATAGTGACTTGATGTCGAGTGTTACTCGTAGACAGCTACGTGGCAGTGCCACGACGTCACGCTTCCGCGTGTTGTTCCCCGCGTGTCCTCTCGCCGCTTAACCTGCTGCCACCATAAAGCTGCTTCTAGCACCTCATAACGCGTTTCAGCACCATAGGCACAGAGCAACAAACAGAGAGCTTCCTACATCGTAGTGGAGATAACCATCTGGGAGGAGCATCGCCAATCCGTCATGTGGCCGGAGAAGATGAAGGCTTGGGCGGCCATGGCCGACGACCCGCTCAAGACCGCGTCATCGGCATCGTCGCATCCTTCGAACCCGCTGAAGCGCTACAGCCCGACGACGTTGGCAGCCGGCGGCCTCATCGTCGTCGGCGGCCTCGGGTACCTCATGTTCGGGGGGAAGAAGAACGGGCACGACCAGCAGGCTAGCCGGGCTTAGAGATCGAAGGCAGTCGAGGTCGCCGATTAGCTAGTTTACCGAGATGTTCCAATAATAAGCTCTTACCCTTTTTGCCGGTTGTTCTGTACTTGTCTTGTCATGATATGTATAATCGAGTGTGGTTTTTCGTTTATGTGTGGCGTCTCTTGTCCATGCACGACATGCCAACAATTCACTGAATAAAgtgtctttcttttcttgtcCTGTGGCCTATTCGTTTGATGAGTTGGGCTCGCACAATTCAGTTTCAAACGGTAGATTTATTTAGAACAGGATGCTCATAAGAGATGCGGAGATTATGCAGCATTTGAACCACATGAGACATGGTTCGATGTTTAATTGTTGCTTCGTAGCATCTGAAACCTGTTTTGTGAGGATAGGAACCTGCCCTAAATTACTGACATTTCAAAGCACCCTCATTCAGTTAACCTGCAAATGCCCTGAAAGGCTGAAACACCAGAACAAACTAGCAGCCTACCTTCTGACATTGTACAAACCTGCGTGCTACATTCCTACATTCCGATGCTTCCTCTGCTTCCGTGTTGGAAGGTGAGCAACACCTTACAGGCTACGATCCGTCCAAAATCGAGTACGTCGCCATGGCCATCTGACCACAGTGGGACCCACATCGTCGGCGTCAGGTGCAGGACGAGTTACAGGTAGTCACGGTCAGATCACTtcagctccttctgcttccCATGCGCTTGCTGCTCTCGATATGCGCAGAGGCAAAGCCACGGAGTTTCTCTTCGAGGGCGTGGAGAAGTTGATCGCCTGATCCAGTCCCAAGACCTGTGTTCATTGTGCTTTACGGGTGAAGTCCTCCTTCAACATACGTTCTTCAGGCAACTGgcaaaacaaacatcagagaTGTCGAGCTGCGTTTCAGCGATTTTTATTCTTAGCCTTTCAGGAAATCTCTCCAATCGAAATGGATAGCACGCAGGGAAATCAATATATATTGCAGCTTGTCTGAAGCTTTCAGCATAATCACATAACGGCAAACGGCAAAAGTGATGCTGGGATTCTTCAGAATTTCACCAACACAAGGTATGGTTAGAATGTTAAATCGTTTGATGGTATCATCTGAAACCTGTTCTCCAAGGATACACACCTGCACCGAATTACTGGCATCAAAAGTACACTAATTTAGTGTTACAGAATCAAACTGCAAATACCCTAAGACACCTGAATAAGCAGCCTACGTTTCAGCCTGTATAATGCATACTACATTCTGAGCTTCTGATGATTCCTTGCCTACTGTTCTCTTTTAACCTCTGATATCTCAAACCGACGAAGCAGTGTTACAACTACAGTCTAGATTTCTAGTCGATCTTGACTGAAGAGTAGATGAGCCTGGTGAACCAGAAGCAGGCGTAGAAGCCGATGGTGCCGGTGAGCACGAAGAAGGCGTACGAGGCAATGAGCATGTAGCCGAAGTAGAGCACGCCCGAGACCGTCTTCGTGATCTCCAGCTTGGTGAAGAAGTAGAACGTGGCGTACAGGAAGAGGTACAGCGCTGATGAGCCAGCCGTCAGGTAGGACCTCCACCACCACTGGTAGTCCTCACCGCAGAGCTGGAAGTAGCAGAGCACAATGGTGATCTCCGCGCAGGTCAGAATCAGGATAACGAAGACCAGGAACAGGAAACCGAAGATGTAGTAGAACTGGTGCAGCCAGATCGATGTCAGGATGAAGAAGAGCTCGATGAACACAGCGCCAAAGGGCAGGATGCCTCCGATCAATACTGAGACAACTGGGTTCATGTACCATGGCTGCTCTGGTATTGCTCGTGGTATCTTGTTTGTCCTCACGGGGTCCTCCATGGCAGGCTTCTTGAACCCAAGGTAGCTGCCGACGAAGACCAGTGGCACAGAGATCCCGAACCAGAGGAGGACTAGTGCAAACATGGTGGTGAATGGCACAGCACCAGAGGACTTCTCACCCCAGATGAGAGCATTCAGGACGAAGAATATTGCAAACA
Above is a genomic segment from Setaria viridis chromosome 4, Setaria_viridis_v4.0, whole genome shotgun sequence containing:
- the LOC117851316 gene encoding uncharacterized protein; this encodes MAVAGGVRVASSVEVWGRRRSSSTSTSSAARRGAAAATVRCSCVGEAGPAAGGLAEEHYRTLRLRPGATRGEVKKAFRRLALMYHPDVCKESDGGGRRDACGVQFQRISVAYQMLMSNMREAEERLEYWRLKYGLTDQDLDRYRSYLNEDDDDWFDV
- the LOC117852293 gene encoding magnesium transporter MRS2-B, with amino-acid sequence MAAAEDSAKQPLLPRAYPPHVASASSPSLPSAPAPSGPAGRRFPGGLDVPSLKKRGGGTRSWIRVEAATASVQTLEIDKATMMRRCELPARDLRLLDPLFVYPSTVLGRERAIVVNLEQIRCVITADEVLLLNSLDSYVLQYAAELQRRLLQRAEGDELPFEFRALELALEAACSFLDAQAAELEIEAYPLLDELTSKISTLNLERVRRLKSRLVALTRRVQKVRDEIEQLMDDDGDMAEMYLTEKKMRMESSVFGDQTLLGYNSTGAAGTSVSAPVSPVSSPTESRKLEKAFSLCRSRHDSVKSSDNTTTEHIQELEMLLEAYFVVIDSTLNKLTSLKEYIDDTEDFINIQLDNVRNQLIQFELLLTTATFVVAIFGVVAGIFGMNFETTVFKIHNAFSWTLIITGVVGAFIFSSFLWFFKYKRLMPL